The Gopherus evgoodei ecotype Sinaloan lineage chromosome 20, rGopEvg1_v1.p, whole genome shotgun sequence nucleotide sequence AGCAAATTGtattaatctatgtgtctgataattttttaaaaggattgttGCTTTATAGTAGCCATAAACAGTTACTTTTTGGCAGCACATTTTAATTTACATTCCTGTTGGTAGGTCAGACAGCATCCGTGGTAGACAATCAAAAGCAGCCAATTGCCTCAGACAAATAGCAGAGCTATTGTCACCTTTTCTGCTCTCTGAAGCACAACACTCTGTACTGTTTTGGtatcttgtttttttccttcatggAGTGCGTAACCTGTGACAAAAAGCTCATCCCAACCCACGTGTTGTAGTGACATTCACCCTTGAGATGTTTCCCACTATTCGCTTTATAACTGTGTGTTTTGGCTCCTGCTGGCATCACTGAAACACTAGAAATTACAGACTCAGGTTTGGCAGCATTTTTATGGTGATTGTGACAATTCAATGTCTGTGAACAGTATTGTCTGAACAAAAAGAACCTTGATTGGTCATAGAAGCAGCCTTAGCCACACAGCAAACACACAGTATCCCCTGTGTTAAAGGGACTCtattgcagtggctctcaaactttgtactggtgacccccccctttcacagagcaagcctgtgagtgtgacccccaccccttatatattaaaaacgcttttttaatatatttagcaccatcataaatgctggaggcaaagtggggtttggggtggaggcagatAGCTCacaaccctccatgtaataacctcgggactccctgagggagtcccaacccccagtttgagaaccgctactCTATTGGCTCAGGCTGTGATTTTGGTGGGGGAAAGTCCTGGCCTTGTCTTagaccaggggtgagcaaactttttggcccgaggaccacgtctgggaatagaaattgtttggtgggccatgaatgctcacaaaattggggttggggtgcagaagggggtaagggctctggagtggggccagaaatgaggagttcaaagTGCAGGAGGCGGCTCTGGGCTGTGGCGGGAGAGTAGGGTGGTTGGGTGAGgcctctgggttggggctgaggagtttggggtgcaggagggtgctctgggctgggatcgaggggtttggagggtgggagggggaccaaggctggggcagggggttggggcacagggggaggctcaggggtgcaggcttcgggtggtgcttacctcaagcaactcctggaagcagtggcatgtcccttctcctgCTCCTGTGGCCAGGCGGCTATGTATGCTGCCCTGTCTGCttgtgccacccctgcagctccaattggctgtggttcccggccaatgggagctgcgggggcggtgcttggggtgtgggcagcatgcagagtggatccccctggctgcccctaagtgtaggagccagaggaaagaaaagaatcaGTTGAAGGCAAGAAAAGAATCAATTGGTGCTAAAGATAGTGACAATGTGATTGCATCATACTACTATGGTAAGACAATTGGTGCAAGTATTTCTCTCACTGTTGTGCTAAGGTGTATCAGTCACCACAGAAGCATAACCAGAattcaccaggaagtggtgctgaGAACTCTGGGATACATTCACAGATGACAGAATGTCACAGTTAGCACAGCATCAGTGTGGACACAGGGTAAAACCTTccactgctgcagcactgaatGTGTCTACAGGTAGTGGAAATTAGAACAGTTGGGTTGACGTTAATGGATATGGTACCAATGAATCTCTAAAGCAGACAGTGCCTACGACATTCCCAACCAAATTAGAACCAAAACCTAGATCTGTGGTATCTTTAACATTGTCCAGAATGACTACATCTCCCTCTTGTGTCCCTGGAATGGGCATTTTCCCCACCATAATTAGAATCAACTCATTAGAAATTAAGCATGGtgggaaaaattcttctgtttcAAGGATAATCAATATACTCCAGGGGCTCAGAAGCTGTTGTATGGCTCTCAAAAGGAGCTCCATTCCAGTATTAAACTTGCAATCATAAAGCTGCCTAAAATAACTGATTGCTGTTTTTACTGTTGTTTAATCTTTGATTGAGTTTTGAGAGGTGGGCTCTGAACAAAAGCGGTGTCTTAAACTTCCTTAATATATGCCAAACTTTTCATATTTTTACTATATATTTCATAGGCTTTTGTAAGTGGTTTTGATATCTCTGAAGAGGATGAAGTAGAAGCTTTTTTTAATTCCCTGATCATCTGTGCTTTGTGACGGTCTGATCTTAAATCGTGAATGGGTCAGGGCTGATTTCTGACAGCTGTAATTCAGGGAAAAActtatttcttttcctcctcctctgcgAGGTTTTTAATCAgtgtatgtaaaatatattttcatctaATGTTCTTGCCCAGAGACACTTCACATTTAGAGGTGAACATTCTCAAATCGTGTATTTTTTACAAAAGTAAATGTTTCCGTTCTAATGTGTGTGTGACTAATTTTAATACATTGTAGTCAGGCTATGCTGGACAGTTTTTATAGCAGTATTTGAGAGCTCTCAAGGATTATTTAGTGTAGTGGAGGGATGAAATACCCAACATAAAGTAATACTGGCCATCCTATAACTCAGATATATACTGTGTGTCAACCATTGATACTCTTCTCCATTTGTGTTGCCTAGTGATCTTGGAATTAAAGAGCGATGTGGTAATAAACTAATACACACAGAGGTCAATATAGAATGATGATTTTTGTGTTTTGTGCATACCTCATTCTTTCTAAAATGGTTTTAGATATTTAAACACCTGATTATAGGTTTGTTCATAACTACACCTACAGAAAAACCATTACATTAAGCATTAGCTCAGTGTTCTGAGTGAGTTTTACAGGTAATTCTTATGAGAAATGTTCTCAATTTTACCATCTGTACCAGCTTAGTTCACTCATTTttgtgtaataaaaaaaatctgaaaaataaatgtttgttttgcttgTCACTTTGATATGTTGGCAGTtggactaaatgaagacttgttTCCCAATGAGTAAGGTGTGAAAGGATTAGCAGGGTTGAAATGGCTGGGCACATACTGAAAGGTAGGAGGTATGGTGTGAGGGAAAGGATGTCAAAACTTTTAATGTTTCAAGGCCAATGTTTTGAGCCAGAGCCAATACTGCAGAGCCTCAGATTCCTGCGATCTCATTCTTCCCAGGGAAAACTCCCTTTGCTGCTGCTAGAAGTTTGGCAGCACGACACCTACATTGGAATATTGCTGTCAACTCTGAAGGTCACCAAGAATATTAGAAGGAACAGATGATGAAAGTTCTGGAACTGACAAAGGAATCCTAGAACAAAGCCCATTTTTAGGTGACTGACTCTCCTGTAGCCTGGAGATGGATAGACTCAAATGCCAAGGTTTTAAAGTTTGACTGGGTAAGGCCAAAATAGACTCTGTTGCCATAGAGATGCGATTGGAGTTGAGATGTGCTGACTCCTGGACCCTTCTTCATGGGGCAACTAGCATGTTTGTGTCACTTTTCTGCCTATGGCTCTAGTCTCTTTTTTAGCAACTGCCCTATGTCCAAAGCTCCATTGTAAAAGCAGGAAGAAAGTGAGTCAGGCAAGGTAAATTTCCTGTCGCAAACTGAATGTGCCTGGCTCCTCTCGGCGAGCTCTGGCCTGAAGGGTTACAGTACTGGTGTAATAGGGGTGAAGGACGTTCTGAAATGCTGTGTTGAGTGGAGATCaaatatctcactgctgagcACCACCTAACAATCCAAAATCACTCTGCATTGTGTCCTTAAGCTAAATCATTCCAATCAGCTGTGAGAAGGCCCCTTGCAAAGTGAATAATGCTACTAAATTGCTACTATCTTCTGGTCTTTGCCTTCTGGTCTTTGATTAAAAATTGTCCGGGCAGTAGGAATTGGTGTGGCAATGGTATTTGAGAGCTCTGGTACAGTTGAGAGACTAGGTAACATCCAGCATGGAGAAATCGGTCTCTGTatggggtggagaggagggaTACATTTTGCATCGCTGAGTTGTGCACCTTACCTATGAGAGCACCaaccagccctgggagaaggATGTATCCCACCACAGAGATGCAAGCATTtgtgtggtggggggcagggaaggggagctTTGACAATGCTCTCAAACCAATATGCAGCCTGATTTGTGTCCCCTGTGGTCGTTCCTCACCCCAACTAGTCCCTGCATGTAGGCTTCTACCAAAGCCCTAGGTAGAAGGGAAGGAGCAAAGACAAGAGCAGGGTGTTGGGGTCGGGGCACTATTGAAACTGAAGGGGATCAGAGGGAGGTAGAGCTGGTTAGGAATTGTCCCATAAAAGAAACAGTTTAGTTGGAAAAGGTCAATTCATTAAACCACAAATGTTTTCTGGACACATCACTTGGAACTACAGCCATGTTCTGATTGAAACCTGTCTGGGTTCTGGATGGGCTGCTGGGAACTCTGAGTTTCTAAAGTGTGACTGGGCCAGCCTTGCCCTAGAGCCCATTAGCCTGAGAACTTCAGCTCTTAATGGGGCTGGCTCCATGAgtccccaggctccagcccactcCTCCCAGGAACTGGGCACAGATGGCTGCTCCATGTGTTTTGGGGACAGTTGAACAGACAGTTTGATTTCTTTGgaactgccctgttttgttccAAAACTGACAGAAAACTTTTGGGGAATTGCCAAGGAGacagaaattctgatttttttgaccagctgtacagGAGGAATTCCTAGGAGTGGCCTGATGTCTCTGCCCGCCTACAGAATGATGGGGGTTCCTGGGGCTTCCCCCTGTGTCTCTGCACCCCTGCATGGGGTTAAGGGGGCTTCCTgggatagggttgccaggcatccagtttttgaccagaactcCTGCTTGAaaggggaccctggtggctctggttggCACTGCCAACCCAGCCATTCAAAGTCCACTCGGCAGTGCAGCAGGGGCCTGGGACTtaggcaggcttcctacctgccctggctctgcactgctcctggaTGCAGTTACCAGATCCCGGTGGCCAGGGACTGgaaggctccacatgctgcctctgccctgaggactggctccacagctcccattggccaggaaccatgaccaatgggaactgcggcgGGTGGTGGCAGTAGGTACCAAGGCAGCACACGCTGCCTGGCTGCTGATGTGCCTAGAGGCCACAGGGCTGTGGGGGCTGCTTCCTTGGAGACAGGGTAAGCGCTTTTGGGAACACACCCCACCTCCTGGCATGGTCCagcaccccctcttgcaccctaaaCATCTCatccctgcccctaccccagagcccccaAGAgctcacccccagctggagtcatCCCCCTAcgccagctgggagccccctcttgcaccctgaacccctcagccccagcccagagcctatacccccacccccccaactccctacccagcctgtgaaagtgagggggGCATTGTGTGAGTAGGAAGGTGGCTGCCCTCTCCCCGGGGCGCCCGTATCTCCGCCCCAGGGGGACGGGGTCGCTGGGGGGGGCGCCTCTTATATCCGCCTCCCCGCCGCCCCTCCTTCCCTTCACCCCTCTCGCCCCCCGGGGGCGGAGCCAGCCTCAGCCCCCGCCCAGCAGAGCCGCGGTACGTGTCCCTGTGACGCCACCACGCACAGGAGAGGCCGGGCGACCCCGGCACTGGGAGGGGGCGGAGTCCCTcgctccccagcagcagccggcGGGGCGGAGGTGCTAGGCTGCGGCTAACCCGGAGGGACGCGATACTGCGCAGGCGCACAGCGGGGGCTGAGGCGCTGTCGGAAATAAGTCGGGAGAGCTGCCTGAGTCGGTTATCGCGTTCTACTTCCGGGTCAGGGCCCCATGGCTGACCGGAAGCGGAGGTGagactgggggaggaggtgacGGCAGCGGCGGGTTCCTCCGTGGAGAGAATTTCAGGTGCGGGGGAGGGGCGCGGCAGGTAAGGTAACCGGCCGGGGGAGCGGGGGGTGACTGCGAGGGGAGGGGACACGGGGGGGGTGActgcgggggggggagcggggggttggggggagagcgTCACTGGAGGTGTGCATGCAGGGGCAGGTGTCTCACTTTCAGGTATTGCCCCTGCTACTCTGGGCTTCTCCGTAAAGTGGGTGAGAGACTGAGAGTCCCAGGTCTGGACTGGGGGGAATACAGGACCTCGCAAAGGACATCCCCCACTTGGTCTTTCTGCAAACCTTTCCTTCTCTAGTGCTGCCCTCGCTGGGTTTTAAACAGCAGGGAGTTCTCCTCAGGAAGCAGGTCACTGtcatcacccccattttataaatggggaaactgaggcactggggaGGTGACACTGATAATCTTGCAGTTgacaagccaggaatagaacagaggctcctgctctaaccactaggcaacattccctcccagagctgggactagaatccGGGGGTCCTAGCTCCGGATTTGACACTCAACCACTTCACCACGCTCCCTCCCTACTTCATCTTGCCCAGTATTTTTTAGCTGGAATTGAAGCTGCCTCACTAATAGTCTCTGATTCTCTCCCTAATACAGACACGTACACTCTAGTTGCCTGTTAATTTTCATATCACTTCCTCAAGGGCCCCTAACAGTAAAATGCACTGTCATcattcaatgttttttttaaattaatactattaaaataaaactcCTCAGTCAAACCAAAAGGGCCCTTGTCCCTGCTTGGGACAAGGCTAGGAAAACCAATGGGCCTGGCTCTGATGGGCATCACTAGTTTCTTGTATCTCTGTAACTCAAGAGTGAAGCTTGAGTGGTTTGTAGCTACTGTTGAGGCATGGGAGGTTTCTCTTCAATTCTGGGAGCAGCTGAGCTTATCCTGGATCAATAGATTTCAACCTCTGTACTGCAGTTGTTGTCAATTCTTCTTAGGCTTCTCTCCTATTGATTACGTTGGGGGCTCCTGGGTACACCTGTGTTTGTACTCTTGTGTAAATGACATGAGCGGGGGACAGTTAATGGTGATTCTGTGCATGCTGCAGGCTGAAGAACACTTTGGCAGTGCTCCTCTCTGTCATGCGTAGTTATTTTTGGTTGACTGAGCTGTTGATACTGTTAGCATATGTCACTTAGCTGACCTTGGCTCAGTATGGAGGAGGGCTGTCATGGCTTGTTTTCTCTACATGGCTGACATTTGTATGTCCTTTGCCACACTGGTTGCTCTTGATCCACACATTTTGTGGCAGTTATTGCTGGAAAAAAGAGTGGTGATTTTATCACAGCAAACCTGAGGTGAACTTGTATTTGTATATGAAGGCACCTGGATGCTACGGTGACTGCAGATCTTATTAGAGACGGTTGCTTGCTTCATGAAGTTCTCCATGTAATTCATACGGTACTAATGTAACTGCAAGGGATGAAAGTGGACTACAGCAAATTAATCCCCCTCTCATGAGAAACCAAGGAGAGGAAATGAGCTGGTGGAAAAACAATCCCTTTCAGACAACTAACTGCTAACTCTCAAGAGGCCTGCTTATGTTAGGGAGACATGTCATTTGAAGTGCCTTTTTTGGCTTCTCTTTGGATCTTGGCAGtcagcagcagcttcttgctGCTGACCTCTGTCAGCATGAGACTTTGTCCGTTGTTTCGCTGGTGCTTGTTAAAACATCTTTGGCATGTTGAAAATAAGAAGcttaaagggacaccatcagCTGAAAGAGAGTCAACTTCAAAAACCTGAGTTAGATGTATTTCCAAGTATATGCCTACTTCTGAGCATCCCCCAGCCAATCTCTGAGTTTCTAATCATATTTTACTATATTTAAATACCCCTCTCTGTTGTGTGAGAGATTCCCGAACCCCACCCACAACTACCCAGAGAAACTGACTGTATACAAAATCCTGTCAAATGTACAAAGTtgacaaaatggggaaaaaaattctctgaTGTGCCCATCGCTAGAGGATTCTCTTTCATGGGTCTCAAGCATCCTCAAGGCCAGATGGAACTGCCAAAGCTTAATGTTTTTGGATGGTGTCATAACCCCCCCTTCCTTCAGATTCCCCTACCAGTAAATGGAAGGTTCTGATCCTGTGATGTGGGTACTGCAGTGTACCCACTCCCCTCTAGCTGCTCCTGtgggttgggggtgtgtgtgtgtatgtagtttTTCTGCCTTTGTTTTTTCCACCCGCTGGGGAGTGAGAGTTTAGATGTGCAAAGGATGAGAGTCAGAGGCCTGTCTTTACAGAACTTTGCTAAAGACATTTCCTGTCCCCTTTATCTGCCTGAAAACCTGCCCTGTTTGCACCTTACCTGTAAGGAGCTCAAATAAGAGATGCCTCAACTTACCCACCTATCTTTATTTGGGAGGCAAGTGCCATGGCTAAGAGGGAGAAACTGCCAGTCACCATGGTAACTTCATGGCAGAGCTAAGAGtataacccaggagtcctagcatcCAATCTGGCTTTTGAACCATGTGATTACATACTCTCCTTAGTTGATTTTGTGCAGTACTTCTCAACTGGGATTAAAACTGCTTTTGAGGAACGTTGCATGATTACCACTATTCAAGGTCCAGAAAGACAACATCCCACTTGATATTCACCTCAgctgtaagggtggcagaattccCTAGCTGTAGGGGCCTATCTTAAAACCACTGCGTGCCCAAAAAAGGGCCATGTTAACTACCCTTCTAATAAAGGTGGGGCTCTTTATAAAGTTGACTTAGATATTGATGTTTAAATACACAAATGCAGAACTTGTCCACATCTAGGTTCATTGTGTTGTGGGTTGTTTTTCTTAGTGAGAAAATCTGTGTTCATCAAGGTGAAATAATATGAAGCTGCCTTATGTTTCTTGGCATTACAATTTTCGTCTGATTTAATTGTTCATCCAGTTTGGGAACCTTCTCTACAGGCTGAGATGGAAACAGAGTCAGTAAGTACAACATCTCTTTGAAAAATACTTAATTATGCAGAGCCGGGGGATCCCAGAACTTCTCATTCTGCAGAACACATCATGAGAGAGACTGCCTCATTTGTCATCTCCCTTCCCAGTACCCCTAACCTTCATTGCTTGTGTAAGAGCTGCAAGGATGCCATTTCATGTACTCGCTATCTGTTggattttattatatataaaatgtagcTTTTCTGTTTGAATTGTGAGAttacaaatacattaaagaacTTCATGTTATACCATAAAACAAGTGTTGCTTTGGCTTTCAAATCTGTATTATAGGAATTGGTGCATTTATAGCCTAGTGATtcaatttattatttaatataggggtaaacaatttaaatttaaaaccagCACTGTCAGGTAGCTTAGGTCCAAAATTAGACTTTGTGTGTCTTACAAAAAAGTTTTATCAACCAACTATTAATAGGGAGTTTTGcatgaactgaaaaataagcTTGTTTGGATTTAAAGATTTACCTCCAGAGTTTGCCGAAGTCTAGAAGATGACTATAAACAGACATGAAACTGACTAAGGaggtgattttcaaaggcacaaataccAGTTAGGCACCTCACTTCCTTTCATTGACTTTCATGCGTGTAAAGTTAGACATGGGTTTGTAGAAAGAGGAtcttaatttgaaaaataaatattggtaCTTTCTGGTACtcaactttttattattttaaaaatagctattaAAGATGCTATAGGTTTGAATTTAGTTTATATGGTGGCTCTTGACACTTTCAGAAGCtgcctttttaaaatctaatcattctttatttgaaatatttgttaaaatgttGTCTTGATTCTCAGACTATCCCAATTTGGCAGAACAAACCCCATGGCTCATCACGCAGTGTTGTCAGGAGGATTGGGACAAACCTTCCTTTAAAACCCTGTCCTAGAGCATCCTTTGAGGTAAGGGGAATGCATAAGAGATTCTGCAAATATATGCAGGACTCTTCAGTTCTTTAGCAACAGTAATCATTCTGATTTGCCATTCTTTCCCATAGCCAAGTAAAGTATTCTTGAAATTGGAAATGCACCACATGCAGCCAATAGGATTGTATAAATTATCAtcagttttaataattttaattctTCCTAGTTTTTGTAAATCCCTGAAATGATCAGTGGCAGTTTGGGAACATGTTCTATACAATCATGCTAGCAATCGGGAAGGAGTGTGAGCTAATGAGTAGAGGGGACTGACTCCAAACTTCTGGGTCCTATTCCTAGCTGAGCCACTAACTGagtgtgtgacctcaggcaagtcacctaatctccctgtgcctctaTAACCCAAACCACAATATGAGGCTCATGATACATGCCTACCTCACTGGGTGTTTAAGAGTTAGCGCAATAATGGTGTTGCTTTGTAGCTGAAAAGTGGTGTTCATGTGCTCgctaatttttccttttttggctGCGTTTCAGGCAATGGTGAGTACATTTTTGCAGCATCATTTTCCAGTTTTATGATGCACATCAAAAAAACTAAGAGGACAGGTTCATAAACACACAGCATTTCATGTACTGGTTTATCCAAATCTATCTACACTGGCTTCGTACAGTGAAGACCCAGCTATGAATCTGATGCAGAGAAGGCTTCATCGTCTTTAAATTGTACCAGACACATTAAATAGAACAAAACCATTGTATTTATTATAATGTCATTATGTTCTTCCTAGGTTCTACCAAACATTTCAGATCTGTATCTAAATGATGCACCTCCAGTCCCCACTCTGGCAGATATTGCATGGATAGCAGCAGATGAAGAAGAAACATATGCTAGAGTCAGGTatttttactttctttctcaCCCAATAGCTTTCTGTTCTTCCATTCTTCCTGTACCGTGGCTTATTTTGTGAAAGATAAAACAGTAACTGATCAAATGCTCATAATTTCTAGTCACTTGTTGTTCTGGTGAGATGCCGATTGGTTTGATTGAAAGTTGTTCTACAGAGAGGGGGGATGAGATGTTTTGGCCAAGGACACTAGGGCAAACTCTTACAGAAAGTGCCAGGGGATACTTAACGTTCAAGCAGAGTGGCTAGGCTCTTAGTTTTTAAGATCGTAACTGAAAGACCTCCACCTAGTAAACTACATGGTGCTTAGGATATCTACTTCAGAAGGATGAAGGGCTGGGATTCATACCTATTTGTCCAGGGAGCCCACGTCTATCCATTTCACTTTTTGAAGATCTGGGGCAGGCCAGTAACTTTAATATTAATGTGTCTTGTGAAAAATAAAACGCAGGCCTTTTGAAGTCCGAGAAACTATGTAATGGGGACAGGTGACGCCCCCATGCATACACAATATCAAATGCCGCTCCATTGCATAGAAATGTAAACCAGCCGGAAGAGGAATATCCTACTGACCTCCTGGGTAAGGCTCTAGACTGAAAGTTCAGAAGCTTGCTTTTTTGTTCCTGCGTCTGCCACAGACTTTGGGCAGCGTTTTTTGTGTAGTTACTGTGTTGCATTTTCCTCCTCTCTAGAACAGGGATAATATCTACCTCCCACGAGTGTCCTGATTtgttgtttgtaaaatgctttgctgTTCTTGGGTGGCAGGCTGTGGAAACACAAAATGTTATTGCTTGAGTGGGGTCTGTTCCGTTTGTATGACTGATGGGTTTTTGTGCTGCACTTTTTAGGAGTGACACACGCCCACTGAAGTACAAGTGGAAGCCCAGCCCGTTCTTTGTGATACAGCGAAATGCTTCAGTCCCCAACTTGAGAAAGCAGGAAGAGAAGCTGCTGGTCTTGAAGAAACCTGGTTTACCGGCCCTTAGTCGGACGACGGAGCTTCAAGATGAGCTGAGTCTCCTGCGGAGTCAAATAGCTAAAATTGTAGCTGCAGATCCAGGTAGGAACATAAGAGTCCTTCTTTTCTAACAATAAAAGCCTTGAGACTATGAACAGTGATGATTCCACTATAAAAAGCAGTGAGTACTGGTCAGATACTTTATCAAAATATTGCCGGTATTCTGGCTTTTTGCATAAAAATGCAAGACAATAGATATTTTGTCATTTTTGGATCCCTATCTCTTAGGTGTGCCTTAGCGATTTAATACAGTATATATGTTTGGAATGGTATACATAGCCAAAGTTGTCCAGACAGCTCACAGTTACAACTCCTGCTGAGTTGAGTGTTATAGGAGTTTATTGACTAGTGGGGAGATGACAACCATGCTGATCCTATTACTTCATAAGAGCTGGCAGTGGCTTAAATGGAATGCAACCATTTTTGGCATCCATGTAGTGGAACACAAATGACGTAAACAGCTGGAGTTACGGAATTCACAATGGCTGAGTACGTTTCATCCCTCCCCTGGTTGGTGGAATGTCATCTGTGATGTCAGTAGAACGAATGGTACTATTTGTACGTATTGGCATTGGTTTGATTAGaaacccccaacacacacttattttttaaatcagcacaACTAAAATCAACTGTAACTGtactggagagagagggagagggtgagTTTCCAGACTGAGTGCCTTCCATTGAATGAA carries:
- the MTFR1L gene encoding mitochondrial fission regulator 1-like isoform X1: METESTIPIWQNKPHGSSRSVVRRIGTNLPLKPCPRASFEVLPNISDLYLNDAPPVPTLADIAWIAADEEETYARVRSDTRPLKYKWKPSPFFVIQRNASVPNLRKQEEKLLVLKKPGLPALSRTTELQDELSLLRSQIAKIVAADPASASLTPDLLSPGSSNVSSPLPCFGSSFQSTTSFVISDITEEAELEIPELPSVSMLCSATSECCKPEPKDADEEDSVSLSKASSFADMMGILKDIHRMKQNKDLNRTLLKEEDPAVLISEVLRRKFALKDEDVTMKEN
- the MTFR1L gene encoding mitochondrial fission regulator 1-like isoform X2; its protein translation is METESTIPIWQNKPHGSSRSVVRRIGTNLPLKPCPRASFEVLPNISDLYLNDAPPVPTLADIAWIAADEEETYARVRSDTRPLKYKWKPSPFFVIQRNASVPNLRKQEEKLLVLKKPGLPALSRTTELQDELSLLRSQIAKIVAADPVISQKRQN